One Kitasatospora sp. NBC_01287 DNA window includes the following coding sequences:
- the sdhD gene encoding succinate dehydrogenase, hydrophobic membrane anchor protein → MSTETPDIELVSSSQAHTGKGLGTGNPADAFVVEPPRTRTKKTPRRTRTNFEMLAWLFMRLSGVVLVVLILGHLLIMLFLDHGVSKINFAFVAGRWASPFWQGWDLLMLWLAMLHGANGMRTVINDYAEKDSTRLWLKGLMGVATVFTVLLGTLVIFTFDPNI, encoded by the coding sequence ATGTCGACTGAGACTCCTGACATCGAGCTGGTCTCCTCCTCGCAGGCGCACACCGGCAAGGGCCTGGGCACCGGCAACCCCGCCGACGCCTTCGTGGTCGAGCCGCCGCGCACCCGCACCAAGAAGACCCCGCGGCGCACCCGGACCAACTTCGAGATGCTCGCCTGGCTCTTCATGCGCCTGTCGGGCGTCGTGCTGGTGGTGCTGATCCTGGGTCACCTGCTGATCATGCTGTTCCTGGACCACGGCGTGTCGAAGATCAACTTCGCCTTCGTGGCCGGCCGCTGGGCCTCGCCGTTCTGGCAGGGCTGGGACCTGCTGATGCTCTGGCTCGCCATGCTGCACGGCGCCAACGGCATGCGCACCGTGATCAACGACTACGCCGAGAAGGACTCCACCCGGCTCTGGCTGAAGGGCCTCATGGGCGTCGCCACGGTCTTCACCGTGCTGCTCGGCACCCTGGTCATCTTCACCTTCGACCCGAACATCTAA
- the sdhC gene encoding succinate dehydrogenase, cytochrome b556 subunit: MPAGTLYRGREGMWSWVAHRVTGVLIFFFLLVHVLDTALVRVSPQAYDSVIQTYKTPLVNLMEYGLTAAILFHALNGLRVIAVDFWSQGPKYQKQMLWSVVGLWVVLMAGAFYPILQHTLLTWFGK, from the coding sequence GTGCCGGCTGGAACGCTGTACCGCGGCCGCGAAGGCATGTGGTCCTGGGTGGCTCATCGAGTCACTGGCGTCCTCATCTTCTTCTTCCTTCTCGTCCACGTCCTTGACACCGCCCTGGTCCGCGTCTCGCCCCAGGCGTACGACTCGGTCATCCAGACGTACAAGACTCCGCTGGTGAACCTGATGGAGTACGGCCTCACCGCCGCCATCCTGTTCCACGCCCTGAACGGCCTGCGGGTCATCGCGGTGGACTTCTGGTCGCAGGGCCCGAAGTACCAGAAGCAGATGCTCTGGAGCGTCGTCGGCCTCTGGGTCGTCCTGATGGCCGGGGCCTTCTACCCGATTCTGCAGCACACCCTGCTCACCTGGTTCGGGAAGTGA
- a CDS encoding 2-oxo-4-hydroxy-4-carboxy-5-ureidoimidazoline decarboxylase, producing the protein MHRFNEADPGAAEEALLACCGSHRWALRLTAHRPYPDLESLLAAASEASYDLRPSDLAEALADESWMPQPLLGMRAPGSQAAHTALRAAHAAYESRFGHVFVVCLDGVEPEEMLDTVLTSIRTRLANEPDEERLIAAEELRRIALNRLEHLVASSTTG; encoded by the coding sequence CTGCACCGGTTCAACGAGGCCGACCCCGGCGCCGCCGAGGAAGCCCTGCTCGCCTGCTGCGGCAGTCACCGCTGGGCCCTGCGGCTGACCGCCCACCGCCCCTATCCCGACCTGGAGTCCCTGCTGGCCGCGGCCAGCGAGGCCTCCTACGACCTGCGGCCGAGCGACCTGGCCGAGGCGCTGGCCGACGAGAGCTGGATGCCGCAGCCGCTGCTGGGCATGCGGGCTCCCGGCAGCCAGGCGGCGCACACCGCGCTGCGCGCCGCGCACGCCGCCTACGAGTCCCGGTTCGGACACGTCTTCGTGGTCTGCCTGGACGGCGTGGAGCCGGAGGAGATGCTCGACACCGTGCTCACCTCGATCCGCACCCGGCTGGCCAACGAGCCGGACGAGGAGCGGCTCATCGCCGCCGAGGAACTGCGCCGGATCGCCCTGAACCGGCTGGAGCACCTGGTCGCCAGCAGCACCACCGGCTGA
- a CDS encoding SDR family oxidoreductase, which produces MSTGQRRVAVVTGASSGIGAATARRLADEGFEVVLTARRTERIEQLAKEVESRGGSARAVTLDVTDRAAVDAFAEAVGPIDVLVNNAGGAFGSESVERGDPADWLAMYQVNVLGVLHMTQALLPRLRESGDGTVLILSSTAALAAYEGGGGYVAAKHAAHTIAATLRLELVGEPIRVIEIAPGMVKSEGFAVTRFRGDEAKAAAVYQGVSHPLTSEDIADTVAWAVTRPSHVNIDLLVVRPRAQASNYKVHRD; this is translated from the coding sequence ATGAGTACCGGTCAGCGCAGGGTCGCAGTGGTCACGGGCGCGAGCAGCGGCATCGGCGCCGCGACGGCGCGGCGGCTGGCGGACGAGGGCTTCGAGGTGGTGCTGACCGCGCGTCGCACCGAGCGGATCGAGCAGCTCGCCAAGGAGGTCGAGAGCCGGGGCGGCAGCGCGCGGGCCGTCACGCTGGACGTAACCGACCGGGCCGCGGTGGACGCCTTCGCCGAGGCGGTGGGCCCCATCGACGTCCTGGTCAACAACGCCGGCGGGGCCTTCGGCTCCGAGTCGGTCGAGCGGGGCGACCCGGCCGACTGGCTGGCGATGTACCAGGTGAACGTCCTGGGCGTGCTGCACATGACCCAGGCGCTGCTGCCGCGGCTGCGCGAGAGCGGCGACGGCACCGTGCTGATCCTCTCCTCCACCGCCGCGCTGGCCGCCTACGAGGGCGGCGGCGGGTACGTGGCCGCCAAGCACGCCGCGCACACCATCGCCGCCACGCTCCGCCTGGAGCTGGTCGGCGAGCCGATCCGGGTGATCGAGATCGCGCCGGGCATGGTCAAGTCGGAGGGCTTCGCGGTGACCCGGTTCCGCGGCGACGAGGCCAAGGCGGCCGCCGTCTACCAGGGCGTCTCGCACCCGCTGACCTCCGAGGACATCGCCGACACGGTGGCCTGGGCGGTCACCCGGCCCTCGCACGTCAACATCGACCTGCTGGTGGTCCGGCCGCGGGCCCAGGCCTCCAACTACAAGGTGCACCGGGACTGA
- a CDS encoding methylmalonyl-CoA mutase gives MAAEPRRAESGFPIAPLYGPQPPAPQLGEPGEFPFTRGIHPSMYTGRPWTMRQYAGFGTAAESNARYRQLIAGGTTGLSVAFDLPTQMGYDSDAPLAAGEVGKVGVAIDSVEDMAVLFGGIPLGEVSTSMTINAPAALLLLLYQLVAEAQGAAARQLTGTVQNDVLKEYIARGTYIFPPEPSLRLVADVFRYCRAEIPRWNTISISGYHMAEAGADPAQEIAFTLANGIAYVRTALAAGMAVDDFAPRLSFFFVARTTLLEEVAKFRAARRIWARIMRDTFGARDPRSQMLRFHTQTAGVQLTAQQPEVNLARVTVQALAAVLGGTQSLHTNSFDEAIALPTEKAARLALRTQQVLAHESDVTATVDPFAGSYAVEAMTDEVEAAALALLERIEELGGAVAAIEQGYQKGEIERTAYRIQQQTDAGERTVVGVNRFRLEAEEPYRPLRVDPAIEERQVRRLAGLRAERDGSAVRRALDGLRRAAAGEANVLYPMKEALAARATVGEVSDALREVWGTYTPAERF, from the coding sequence ATGGCAGCAGAGCCGCGACGCGCCGAGTCCGGCTTCCCGATCGCGCCGCTCTACGGACCGCAGCCGCCGGCGCCGCAGCTGGGTGAACCGGGGGAGTTCCCGTTCACCCGGGGCATCCACCCCTCGATGTACACCGGCCGCCCGTGGACCATGCGCCAGTACGCGGGGTTCGGCACCGCCGCCGAGTCCAACGCGCGCTACCGCCAGCTGATCGCGGGCGGCACCACCGGGCTCTCGGTCGCCTTCGACCTGCCGACCCAGATGGGCTACGACTCGGACGCCCCGCTCGCGGCCGGCGAGGTCGGCAAGGTGGGGGTGGCGATCGACAGCGTCGAGGACATGGCGGTGCTCTTCGGCGGCATCCCGCTGGGCGAGGTCTCCACCTCGATGACCATCAACGCCCCCGCCGCGCTCCTGCTGCTGCTCTACCAGCTGGTGGCGGAGGCGCAGGGCGCGGCGGCCCGGCAGCTCACCGGCACCGTGCAGAACGACGTGCTCAAGGAGTACATCGCGCGCGGCACCTACATCTTCCCGCCGGAGCCCTCGCTGCGGCTGGTCGCCGACGTCTTCCGGTACTGCCGGGCCGAGATCCCGCGCTGGAACACCATCTCGATCTCCGGTTACCACATGGCCGAGGCCGGGGCCGATCCCGCGCAGGAGATCGCCTTCACCCTGGCCAACGGCATCGCCTACGTGCGTACCGCGCTGGCCGCGGGGATGGCGGTGGACGACTTCGCACCCCGGCTCTCCTTCTTCTTCGTGGCCCGCACCACGCTGCTCGAAGAGGTGGCCAAGTTCCGTGCGGCGCGCCGGATCTGGGCCCGGATCATGCGCGACACCTTCGGCGCGCGCGACCCGAGGTCGCAGATGCTGCGCTTCCACACCCAGACCGCGGGCGTCCAGCTCACCGCGCAGCAGCCCGAGGTCAACCTGGCCCGGGTCACCGTCCAGGCGCTGGCCGCCGTGCTGGGCGGGACCCAGTCGCTGCACACCAACAGCTTCGACGAGGCGATCGCGCTGCCCACCGAGAAGGCGGCCCGCCTGGCGCTGCGCACCCAGCAGGTGCTCGCCCACGAGAGCGACGTCACCGCCACCGTCGACCCGTTCGCCGGCTCCTACGCGGTGGAGGCGATGACCGACGAGGTGGAGGCGGCGGCACTGGCGCTGCTGGAGCGGATCGAGGAGCTGGGCGGCGCGGTGGCCGCGATCGAGCAGGGCTACCAGAAGGGCGAGATCGAGCGGACCGCCTACCGGATCCAGCAGCAGACCGACGCGGGGGAGCGGACCGTGGTCGGGGTCAACCGGTTCCGCTTGGAGGCCGAGGAGCCGTACCGGCCGCTGCGGGTGGACCCGGCGATCGAGGAGCGGCAGGTCCGGCGGCTGGCCGGGCTGCGCGCCGAACGGGACGGCTCGGCGGTGCGCCGCGCACTGGACGGGCTGCGCCGGGCCGCGGCCGGCGAGGCGAACGTGCTGTACCCGATGAAGGAGGCGCTGGCGGCCCGGGCCACGGTCGGCGAGGTGAGTGACGCGCTGCGCGAGGTGTGGGGGACCTACACCCCGGCCGAGCGGTTCTGA
- a CDS encoding protease pro-enzyme activation domain-containing protein translates to MPAAKRSRLTRIAVVAPAAALVLGTLAIANPALADTPSGTAANAAKDLAGSHPDWATPEADAGAVPNGTPGTARVYLAGKDPQGLAAYAQAVSTKGSPVYGQFLSTDQAKARFGATPEQVKAVTDWLTGAGLKVDSVTNHYVQVSGDTGALAKAFSVQVHNFRTTDGTHKAPTSDAIVPASVANAVLDVTGLNDTVAKSSSNAVSAATAEATADAQAPTAGTDKKQATLPTVATCSADGYDSDVAKGAPQGYEKNDPFAPCSYVPSQLRQAYGVTKSKVTGKGATVAIVDAYGLGTMQQDANTFSLAHGDKPFAPGQYKEVLTPAKWNSQAACGDWSGEEALDVEMVHGLAPDANVVYVGANSCMDADLGDALANIVDNHLADIVSNSWGEITHASDGDLDPAVIAADNQIFELGTAEGIGFTVSAGDCGDNSPAAAASGANCQADTDQAQTQWPSSSPWVTSVGGTALELNNKKGDYADEVSMGDLRSVLSTDGKSWSPMPGKFYFGGGGGVSKDTPQPWYQKDVVPDSIAKTAADGTKSATPLRATPDIAMSGDLVAATLVGYTPTGGAYSEGGYGGTSVSSPEVAGMLADAIQERGGRPIGFANPELYDRANNDSIFNDVDDAPDHGKLGNVVDLGMVGGALKVRLYKIGSDFGLKATEGYDTATGLGSPGKDFLKSFATKN, encoded by the coding sequence GTGCCCGCAGCCAAGCGCAGCCGGCTCACCCGGATAGCAGTGGTGGCCCCGGCCGCCGCCCTCGTCCTGGGAACGCTCGCGATCGCCAACCCGGCGCTCGCTGACACCCCGTCGGGCACCGCGGCCAACGCCGCGAAGGACCTGGCCGGCAGCCACCCCGACTGGGCGACCCCCGAGGCCGACGCCGGTGCGGTGCCGAACGGCACCCCGGGCACCGCGCGCGTCTACCTGGCCGGCAAGGACCCCCAGGGCCTGGCCGCCTACGCGCAGGCCGTCTCCACCAAGGGCTCCCCGGTGTACGGGCAGTTCCTCTCCACCGACCAGGCCAAGGCCCGGTTCGGCGCCACCCCCGAGCAGGTCAAGGCGGTCACCGACTGGCTGACCGGCGCCGGGCTCAAGGTGGACTCCGTCACCAACCACTACGTCCAGGTGTCCGGGGACACCGGCGCACTGGCCAAGGCGTTCAGCGTCCAGGTGCACAACTTCCGTACGACGGACGGCACTCACAAGGCGCCGACCTCCGACGCCATCGTGCCGGCCTCGGTCGCCAACGCGGTGCTGGACGTGACGGGCCTGAACGACACCGTCGCCAAGTCCTCCTCGAACGCGGTCTCGGCCGCCACCGCCGAGGCCACGGCCGACGCCCAGGCGCCGACCGCCGGCACCGACAAGAAGCAGGCCACCCTGCCCACCGTCGCGACCTGCTCGGCCGACGGCTACGACTCGGACGTCGCCAAGGGCGCCCCGCAGGGCTACGAGAAGAACGACCCGTTCGCTCCCTGCTCGTACGTCCCCTCGCAGCTGCGCCAGGCCTACGGCGTCACCAAGTCCAAGGTGACCGGCAAGGGCGCCACCGTCGCGATCGTCGACGCGTACGGCCTGGGCACCATGCAGCAGGACGCCAACACCTTCTCCCTCGCGCACGGTGACAAGCCGTTCGCCCCGGGGCAGTACAAGGAGGTCCTCACCCCCGCCAAGTGGAACAGCCAGGCCGCCTGCGGCGACTGGTCGGGCGAGGAGGCGCTGGACGTCGAGATGGTGCACGGCCTCGCGCCGGACGCCAACGTCGTCTACGTCGGTGCCAACTCCTGCATGGACGCCGACCTCGGCGACGCGCTGGCGAACATCGTCGACAACCACCTGGCCGACATCGTCTCCAACTCCTGGGGCGAGATCACCCACGCCTCGGACGGCGACCTGGACCCGGCCGTGATCGCGGCCGACAACCAGATCTTCGAGCTGGGCACGGCCGAGGGCATCGGCTTCACCGTCTCCGCCGGCGACTGCGGCGACAACTCCCCGGCCGCCGCGGCGAGCGGTGCGAACTGCCAGGCCGACACCGACCAGGCGCAGACCCAGTGGCCGTCCTCCTCGCCGTGGGTGACCTCGGTCGGCGGCACCGCCCTGGAGCTGAACAACAAGAAGGGCGACTACGCCGACGAGGTCAGCATGGGCGACCTGCGCTCGGTGCTGTCGACCGACGGCAAGTCCTGGAGCCCGATGCCGGGCAAGTTCTACTTCGGCGGTGGCGGCGGCGTCTCCAAGGACACCCCGCAGCCGTGGTACCAGAAGGACGTCGTCCCGGACTCCATCGCCAAGACGGCCGCGGACGGCACCAAGTCGGCGACCCCGCTGCGCGCCACCCCGGACATCGCGATGAGCGGTGACCTGGTGGCCGCCACCCTGGTCGGCTACACCCCGACCGGCGGCGCCTACAGCGAGGGCGGCTACGGCGGCACCTCGGTCTCCTCCCCGGAGGTCGCGGGCATGCTGGCCGACGCCATCCAGGAGCGCGGCGGCCGTCCGATCGGCTTCGCCAACCCGGAGCTGTACGACCGCGCCAACAACGACAGCATCTTCAACGACGTCGACGACGCCCCCGACCACGGCAAGCTCGGCAACGTGGTGGACCTGGGCATGGTCGGCGGCGCGCTGAAGGTCCGCCTGTACAAGATCGGCTCGGACTTCGGCCTGAAGGCGACCGAGGGCTACGACACCGCCACCGGTCTCGGCAGCCCGGGCAAGGACTTCCTGAAGTCCTTCGCCACCAAGAACTGA
- a CDS encoding amidohydrolase, whose product MIAFRRDLHRHPELGRQEFRTTSLLRERLTAAGLAPRVLPGGTGLIVDLVPSGTKSGTPLLAFRADIDALPIADAKTEAPYRSTVPGCAHACGHDVHTSVVLGTALVLADALREGRLRQPVRLLFQPAEEVMPGGALDVIAAGGMDGVGRIFAVHCDPKVVVGRIGLRTGAITSACDALTLSLDGPGGHTARPHLTTDLVTAIGRLAADLPGALARRMDPRWGVSLVWGRIEAGSAPNVIPQHAELEGTVRCLELAGWREAPDALHELIDSMAETHRAKWSLDYKRGVPPVVNEAESIAQFEMAMTSFFGAEGEEVVEPTEQSLGGEDFSWYLEHAPGALARLGVRAPHETAVRDLHQGRFDVDERAIAVGVELFSSLALEHGRV is encoded by the coding sequence CTGATCGCCTTCCGCCGCGATCTGCACCGTCACCCCGAGCTGGGCCGCCAGGAGTTCCGCACCACCTCGCTGCTGCGCGAGCGGCTCACCGCGGCGGGCCTGGCGCCGCGGGTGCTGCCCGGCGGCACCGGCCTGATCGTCGACCTGGTCCCGTCCGGCACCAAGTCCGGCACCCCGCTGCTCGCGTTCCGCGCGGACATCGACGCGCTGCCCATCGCGGATGCCAAGACCGAGGCGCCGTACCGCTCCACGGTGCCCGGCTGCGCCCACGCCTGCGGCCACGACGTGCACACCTCGGTCGTGCTCGGCACCGCGCTGGTGCTGGCCGACGCGCTGCGCGAGGGGCGGCTGCGGCAGCCGGTCCGGCTGCTCTTCCAGCCCGCCGAGGAGGTGATGCCCGGTGGTGCGCTGGACGTGATCGCGGCCGGCGGGATGGACGGGGTGGGCCGGATCTTCGCGGTGCACTGCGATCCCAAGGTGGTGGTGGGCCGGATCGGCCTGCGCACCGGCGCGATCACCTCGGCCTGCGACGCCCTGACGCTCAGTCTGGACGGCCCCGGCGGGCACACCGCCCGCCCGCACCTGACCACGGATCTGGTCACCGCGATCGGGCGGCTGGCGGCCGACCTGCCGGGGGCGCTCGCCCGGCGGATGGACCCGCGCTGGGGCGTCAGCCTGGTCTGGGGCCGGATCGAGGCGGGCTCGGCACCGAACGTGATCCCGCAGCACGCCGAGCTGGAGGGCACCGTCCGCTGCCTGGAGCTGGCCGGCTGGCGCGAGGCGCCGGACGCGCTGCACGAGCTGATCGACTCGATGGCCGAGACTCATCGGGCCAAGTGGAGCCTGGACTACAAGCGGGGGGTCCCGCCGGTGGTGAACGAGGCGGAGTCGATCGCCCAGTTCGAGATGGCGATGACGAGCTTCTTCGGTGCCGAAGGTGAAGAGGTCGTGGAGCCGACGGAACAGTCCCTGGGAGGCGAGGACTTCTCCTGGTACCTGGAGCACGCGCCGGGGGCGCTGGCCCGACTCGGTGTGCGCGCGCCGCACGAGACCGCGGTGCGGGACCTGCACCAGGGCCGGTTCGACGTGGACGAGCGGGCGATCGCGGTCGGCGTCGAGCTCTTCAGCTCGCTGGCGCTGGAGCACGGCCGGGTCTGA
- a CDS encoding BMP family protein encodes MRRSVKLAAVVLSGSLGIASLAACGAKSTTTSSSSGGSGLKVGMAYDVGGRGDQGFNDMAAAGLDKAKADFGIQATEAEAKTGEADSDKQTRLENLVSAGYNPIIAVGFVYQATVEKVAKEHPNVKFAIIDSDSATQPSNVTSLEFTEQQSSYLAGIAAASKTRSNEVGFIGGVQSELIKKFEAGYRAGVASVNPNIKVDVTYLTTPPDFSGFSDPAKGKAAAQGMIDKGDDVIYAAAGASGTGAIQAVATTTGKGQLWAIGVDSDQAAQSALAQYKDHILTSALKNVNTAVYNYIQSVKNGQPLTGVQRFDLKSGGVGLATTGGHIDDIAPKIKQATQDIISGAVTPPTAPPAG; translated from the coding sequence TTGCGCCGTTCAGTAAAGCTCGCCGCGGTTGTGCTCTCGGGTTCCCTGGGCATCGCCTCGCTCGCCGCTTGCGGCGCAAAGAGCACCACCACCTCGTCCTCCTCCGGCGGCTCGGGTCTCAAGGTCGGCATGGCCTACGACGTCGGCGGCCGTGGTGACCAGGGCTTCAACGACATGGCCGCCGCGGGTCTGGACAAGGCCAAGGCCGACTTCGGCATCCAGGCCACCGAGGCCGAGGCCAAGACCGGTGAGGCGGACTCCGACAAGCAGACCCGCCTGGAGAACCTGGTCTCGGCCGGTTACAACCCGATCATCGCGGTCGGCTTCGTGTACCAGGCGACCGTCGAGAAGGTCGCCAAGGAGCACCCGAACGTCAAGTTCGCGATCATCGACTCCGACTCGGCGACCCAGCCCAGCAACGTCACCTCGCTGGAGTTCACCGAGCAGCAGAGCTCCTACCTGGCCGGTATCGCCGCCGCGAGCAAGACCCGGTCCAACGAGGTCGGCTTCATCGGTGGCGTGCAGTCCGAGCTGATCAAGAAGTTCGAGGCCGGTTACCGCGCTGGCGTCGCCTCGGTCAACCCGAACATCAAGGTCGACGTGACCTACCTGACCACCCCGCCGGACTTCAGCGGCTTCAGCGACCCGGCCAAGGGCAAGGCCGCCGCGCAGGGCATGATCGACAAGGGTGACGACGTCATCTACGCCGCCGCCGGCGCCTCCGGCACCGGTGCGATCCAGGCCGTCGCCACCACCACCGGCAAGGGCCAGCTCTGGGCCATCGGCGTGGACAGTGACCAGGCCGCCCAGAGCGCGCTGGCGCAGTACAAGGACCACATCCTGACCTCGGCGCTGAAGAACGTGAACACCGCGGTCTACAACTACATCCAGAGCGTCAAGAACGGTCAGCCGCTGACCGGTGTCCAGCGCTTCGACCTGAAGTCGGGCGGTGTCGGCCTCGCCACCACCGGTGGCCACATCGACGACATCGCGCCGAAGATCAAGCAGGCGACCCAGGACATCATCTCGGGTGCGGTCACCCCGCCGACCGCGCCGCCGGCCGGCTGA
- a CDS encoding ABC transporter ATP-binding protein codes for MGSATVAVELRGITKRFPGVVANHDINLTVRTGTVHALMGENGAGKSTLMKILYGMQRPDEGTIAINGERCEFATPGDAIARGIGMVHQHFMLADNLTVIENVVLGGEKLHGIGGRARARIQEISDQYGLNVRPDALVEDLGVADRQRVEILKVLYRGARILILDEPTAVLVPQEVDALFANLRELKAEGVTVIFISHKLHEVLSVADAISVIRRGTTVGDADPAQVTARELAELMVGSELPSPQSRESTVTDVVMLQAEKLRIAKADAEGIERVVLDDVTLTIRKGEILGLAGVEGNGQAELVEAIVGMLPVDAGRVVLDGEDLTAKQTRARREAGIGYIPEDRHRHGLLLEAPLWENRILGHVTEEPNSKGFRLEPAAARRDTKRIVEQYDVRTPGIEVTAASLSGGNQQKLIVGREMSHRPKLLIAAHPTRGVDVGAQAQIWEHIRVAQREGLAVLLISADLDELIGLSDTIKVIYRGRLVADADPATVTAEDLGTAMTGAASGRIESDEAALAQAALVTDEEHGRLDVPLEDAAAEAAAEETAAEATTTEATTTEDAADEATATDAAASDEQAGE; via the coding sequence ATGGGATCGGCGACCGTGGCCGTCGAACTGCGCGGCATCACCAAGCGCTTTCCCGGCGTCGTGGCCAACCACGACATCAACCTCACCGTGCGCACCGGTACCGTGCACGCCCTGATGGGTGAGAACGGCGCGGGCAAGTCCACGCTGATGAAGATCCTCTACGGCATGCAGCGGCCGGACGAGGGCACCATCGCGATCAACGGCGAGCGGTGCGAGTTCGCCACCCCGGGGGACGCGATCGCCCGTGGCATCGGCATGGTCCACCAGCACTTCATGCTGGCCGACAACCTCACCGTGATCGAGAACGTCGTCCTCGGCGGCGAGAAGCTGCACGGCATCGGTGGCAGGGCCCGGGCGAGGATCCAGGAGATCTCCGACCAGTACGGCCTGAACGTGCGCCCCGACGCCCTGGTCGAGGACCTCGGCGTGGCCGACCGCCAGCGGGTCGAGATCCTCAAGGTGCTCTACCGCGGCGCCCGGATCCTGATCCTGGACGAGCCCACCGCGGTGCTGGTCCCGCAGGAGGTCGACGCGCTCTTCGCCAACCTGCGCGAGCTCAAGGCCGAGGGCGTCACCGTCATCTTCATCTCGCACAAGCTGCACGAGGTGCTCTCGGTGGCCGACGCGATCAGCGTGATCCGCCGCGGCACCACGGTCGGCGACGCCGACCCCGCGCAGGTGACCGCGCGTGAACTCGCCGAGCTGATGGTCGGCAGCGAGCTGCCCTCGCCGCAGAGCCGCGAGTCCACCGTGACCGACGTGGTGATGCTCCAGGCCGAGAAGCTGCGGATCGCCAAGGCGGACGCCGAGGGCATCGAACGCGTGGTGCTCGACGACGTCACGCTGACCATCCGCAAGGGCGAGATCCTCGGCCTCGCGGGGGTCGAGGGCAACGGCCAGGCCGAGCTGGTCGAGGCCATCGTCGGCATGCTCCCGGTGGACGCCGGCCGGGTCGTGCTGGACGGCGAGGACCTGACGGCGAAGCAGACCCGGGCCCGCCGCGAGGCCGGCATCGGCTACATCCCCGAGGACCGGCACCGGCACGGCCTGCTGCTGGAGGCCCCGCTCTGGGAGAACCGGATCCTGGGCCACGTGACCGAGGAGCCGAACTCCAAGGGCTTCCGGCTGGAGCCCGCCGCCGCGCGGCGCGACACCAAGCGGATCGTCGAGCAGTACGACGTCCGCACCCCGGGCATCGAGGTCACCGCGGCCTCGCTCTCCGGCGGCAACCAGCAGAAGCTGATCGTCGGCCGCGAGATGAGCCACCGGCCCAAGCTGCTGATCGCCGCCCACCCGACCCGCGGGGTCGACGTCGGCGCGCAGGCGCAGATCTGGGAGCACATCCGGGTCGCCCAGCGCGAGGGCCTGGCGGTGCTGCTGATCTCCGCCGACCTGGACGAGCTGATCGGGCTCTCCGACACCATCAAGGTGATCTACCGCGGCCGCCTGGTCGCCGACGCCGACCCGGCCACCGTCACCGCGGAGGACCTGGGCACCGCGATGACCGGCGCCGCCTCCGGCCGGATCGAGTCGGACGAGGCCGCGCTGGCCCAGGCCGCGCTGGTCACCGACGAGGAGCACGGCCGCCTGGACGTCCCGCTCGAGGACGCCGCCGCCGAGGCCGCTGCCGAGGAGACCGCCGCCGAGGCCACCACCACCGAGGCCACCACCACCGAGGACGCCGCGGACGAGGCGACCGCCACCGACGCCGCTGCCTCTGACGAGCAGGCGGGGGAGTGA